A section of the Streptomyces sp. NBC_00178 genome encodes:
- a CDS encoding molybdopterin oxidoreductase family protein produces MSHESRTALRVCPLCEATCGLTLTIEGTTVTGARGDRDDVFSQGFICPKGASFGGLDADPDRLRAPLVRTDGVLREATWHEAFDLIAEKIPALVEEHGKQAVGVFLGNPNVHTMAGALYPPLLLAALGTRNVFTASTLDQMPKHVSSGLLFGDAQAIPVPDLDRTAHLLLIGANPLESNGSLCTAADFPGKLKALRRRGGTLTVIDPRRTRTARLADRHAAIRPGTDALLLAALTQVLLEEKLADPGALAGHLDGYDELAEAIADFTPEAVSGACDLEPDTIRAIARELAAAPAAAVYGRIGSCTVEHGTLASWLVDVLNILTGNLDRPGGALFPLSATGRAPRAAAPGKGFALGRWRSRVSGHPEAKGELPVAALAEEIETPGEGRIRALIVIAGNPVLSAPDGDRLDRAITDGVDFMVSVDPYLNETARHADVVLPPPPPSQSAHFDFAFNSLAVRNQVRYSRPAVPLEEDRMAESEILARLVLAVGGMHGAPPEAVDDLAVSTALARAGAPESLAADLTGTTGAERRLDLMLRLGPYALTLEQVLAQPHGIDLGPLKPRVPEVLRTRSGRIELFPAPIAADLPRLRASLGARPDGLVLVGRRHLRSNNSWMHNVAALQGGSNICTLQIHPEDAARIGLADGDTVRIAAAGGEVEAPAEITDSVRTGVVSLPHGWGHSRPGTRMAVAGARPGVNVNQLLDGTLLDPLSGTSVLNAVPVSVTPRR; encoded by the coding sequence ATGTCCCACGAATCCCGCACCGCCCTGCGTGTCTGCCCGCTCTGCGAAGCCACCTGCGGACTCACCCTCACCATCGAGGGGACGACCGTCACCGGGGCCCGAGGTGACCGGGACGACGTCTTCAGCCAGGGCTTCATCTGCCCCAAGGGCGCGTCCTTCGGCGGCCTCGACGCGGACCCCGACCGGCTGCGCGCCCCGCTCGTCCGCACGGACGGCGTCCTGCGCGAGGCGACCTGGCACGAGGCCTTCGACCTCATCGCCGAGAAGATCCCCGCCCTGGTCGAGGAGCACGGCAAGCAGGCGGTCGGGGTCTTCCTCGGCAACCCCAACGTCCACACGATGGCGGGCGCGCTCTATCCGCCGCTGCTGCTCGCCGCGCTCGGCACCCGCAACGTGTTCACCGCGAGCACCCTGGACCAGATGCCCAAACACGTCTCCAGCGGACTGCTCTTCGGCGACGCCCAGGCCATCCCCGTACCCGACCTCGACCGCACCGCGCACCTGCTGCTGATCGGCGCCAACCCCCTGGAGTCCAACGGCAGCCTGTGCACGGCCGCCGACTTCCCCGGCAAGCTCAAGGCGCTGCGCAGGCGCGGCGGCACCCTCACCGTCATCGACCCCCGCCGCACCCGCACCGCCCGGCTGGCCGACCGGCACGCCGCCATCCGGCCCGGCACCGACGCCCTCCTGCTCGCCGCGCTCACCCAGGTCCTCCTGGAGGAGAAGCTGGCCGACCCGGGAGCACTCGCGGGACACCTCGACGGCTACGACGAACTCGCCGAGGCCATCGCCGACTTCACCCCCGAGGCGGTTTCCGGGGCGTGCGACCTGGAACCGGACACCATCCGTGCCATCGCCCGCGAACTCGCCGCGGCCCCCGCCGCCGCCGTCTACGGGCGCATCGGCAGCTGCACCGTGGAACACGGGACGCTGGCCAGCTGGCTCGTCGACGTACTCAACATCCTCACCGGCAACCTCGACCGGCCGGGCGGCGCGCTCTTCCCGCTCTCCGCCACCGGACGCGCGCCCCGCGCCGCCGCCCCCGGCAAGGGCTTCGCCCTCGGGCGCTGGAGGAGCCGGGTCTCGGGACACCCCGAGGCCAAGGGCGAACTCCCCGTCGCCGCGCTGGCCGAGGAGATCGAGACCCCGGGGGAGGGGCGGATCCGGGCCCTGATCGTCATCGCCGGCAACCCGGTGCTGTCCGCACCCGACGGCGACCGGCTGGACCGGGCGATCACCGACGGCGTCGACTTCATGGTCAGCGTCGACCCGTACCTCAACGAAACCGCGCGCCACGCCGACGTCGTGCTGCCCCCGCCGCCGCCCTCGCAGAGCGCCCACTTCGACTTCGCGTTCAACTCCCTCGCCGTGCGCAACCAGGTCCGCTACAGCCGCCCGGCCGTCCCCCTGGAGGAGGACCGGATGGCCGAGAGCGAGATCCTCGCCCGGCTGGTCCTCGCCGTCGGCGGCATGCACGGGGCGCCCCCCGAGGCCGTCGACGACCTCGCCGTGTCCACCGCGCTCGCGAGGGCCGGAGCCCCCGAGTCCCTGGCGGCGGACCTGACCGGCACCACGGGCGCCGAGCGGCGCCTCGACCTGATGCTGCGCCTCGGCCCCTACGCCCTGACGCTGGAACAGGTCCTCGCCCAGCCGCACGGCATCGACCTCGGCCCGCTGAAGCCGCGCGTCCCCGAGGTGCTCAGGACCCGCAGCGGCCGCATCGAACTCTTCCCGGCACCGATCGCCGCCGACCTGCCCCGACTGCGCGCGTCGCTCGGTGCGCGGCCCGACGGGCTCGTCCTGGTCGGCCGGCGCCACCTGCGGTCCAACAACAGCTGGATGCACAACGTCGCAGCCCTGCAAGGGGGTTCGAACATCTGCACCCTGCAGATCCACCCCGAGGACGCGGCCCGGATCGGGCTCGCCGACGGCGACACCGTCCGGATCGCCGCGGCCGGCGGGGAGGTCGAGGCCCCCGCCGAGATCACCGACTCGGTCCGGACCGGGGTCGTGAGCCTTCCGCACGGCTGGGGCCACAGCCGCCCGGGCACGCGCATGGCGGTCGCGGGAGCGCGGCCCGGTGTCAACGTGAACCAGCTCCTGGACGGCACGCTGCTGGACCCCTTGTCCGGCACCTCGGTGCTCAACGCCGTCCCGGTCTCCGTCAC
- a CDS encoding TetR/AcrR family transcriptional regulator has translation MGTVSRAHSNLRRVPVQQRSADRLARILDAGAELLDVGGYEQLSTRAVADRAGVPIGSVYRFFPNKRALVDALAERNLQVYAERVTGRLAEIPQREWRAAIDAVLDEYLAMKRSVPGFALVDFGLPAPVTGPLDDVNRLVAARLAELLSGHLGRGCEGAADDPGLLRTVLVCVQAADALLQLAFRADPEGDPDLIGETRVLLQAYLAGVLG, from the coding sequence ATGGGGACCGTGTCCCGTGCTCATTCGAACCTCCGACGCGTCCCCGTGCAGCAGCGCAGCGCCGACCGTCTCGCCCGGATCCTCGACGCCGGCGCCGAACTCCTCGACGTCGGCGGCTACGAGCAGCTGTCCACCCGGGCCGTCGCCGACCGCGCCGGGGTGCCCATCGGCTCCGTCTACCGCTTCTTCCCCAACAAGAGAGCACTCGTCGACGCCCTGGCCGAACGCAATCTCCAGGTCTACGCCGAACGCGTCACCGGCAGACTCGCGGAGATCCCGCAGCGGGAGTGGCGCGCGGCCATCGACGCGGTGCTCGACGAGTACCTGGCGATGAAGCGCTCCGTGCCCGGATTCGCCCTGGTGGACTTCGGGCTCCCCGCGCCCGTCACCGGTCCGCTCGACGACGTGAACCGGCTCGTGGCGGCCCGCCTCGCGGAACTGCTCTCCGGGCACCTCGGGCGGGGGTGCGAGGGTGCCGCCGACGACCCCGGACTGCTCCGCACGGTCCTGGTCTGCGTGCAGGCCGCCGACGCGCTGCTCCAGCTCGCCTTCCGGGCCGACCCGGAGGGCGACCCGGACCTGATAGGGGAGACCCGGGTCCTGCTCCAGGCCTACCTCGCCGGAGTGCTCGGCTGA
- the hmgA gene encoding homogentisate 1,2-dioxygenase gives MSGIEQARKTADGLGYTSGFGNEHSSEAVPGALPHGQNSPQRAPLGLYAEQLSGSAFTEPRARNRRSWLYRIRPSAAHPAFTRVDNGALRTAPFTETVPDPNRLRWDPLPDPAPGTDFLAGLWTLGGNGDAAQRSGMAVHLYSANASMTDRVFSDSDGELLIVPERGGLLLRTELGLLRAEPGHVALIPRGVRFRVELLDPAARGYVCENYGQPFVLPDLGPIGANGLANTRDFLAPLAAFEDREGPVEVVNKFCGNLWSATYGHSPLDVVAWHGNHTPYVYDLRRFNVIGTISYDHPDPSIFTVLTSPSDTPGLAGVDFVVFAPRWLVGEDTFRPPYFHRNVMSEYMGLIEGAYDAKAGGFVPGGGSLHNMMSAHGPDRETFDRASAAELKPQRIDDGLAFMFETRWPVTATAQAAGAGHLQRGYDDVWQGLSSNFRP, from the coding sequence GTGAGCGGCATCGAGCAGGCGAGAAAGACGGCGGACGGCCTCGGCTACACCTCCGGGTTCGGCAACGAGCACAGCTCGGAGGCCGTGCCGGGAGCCCTGCCACACGGCCAGAACTCCCCGCAGCGCGCGCCCCTCGGACTGTACGCGGAGCAGCTCAGCGGATCGGCCTTCACCGAACCCCGGGCCCGCAACCGCCGTTCCTGGCTCTACCGGATCCGCCCCTCGGCCGCGCATCCCGCGTTCACCCGCGTCGACAACGGCGCCCTGCGCACCGCCCCCTTCACCGAGACGGTCCCCGACCCCAACCGGCTGCGGTGGGACCCGCTGCCCGACCCGGCGCCCGGCACGGACTTCCTCGCCGGACTGTGGACGCTGGGCGGCAACGGCGACGCCGCGCAGCGCTCCGGCATGGCCGTCCACCTGTACAGCGCGAACGCCTCCATGACCGACCGGGTGTTCAGCGACTCCGACGGGGAGCTCCTGATCGTCCCCGAGCGGGGCGGGCTGCTGCTGCGCACCGAACTGGGCCTGCTGCGCGCCGAGCCGGGCCACGTGGCGCTGATCCCGCGCGGCGTCCGCTTCCGCGTCGAACTGCTGGACCCCGCCGCGCGGGGGTACGTCTGCGAGAACTACGGGCAGCCGTTCGTCCTGCCCGACCTCGGCCCCATCGGCGCCAACGGCCTGGCGAACACACGCGACTTCCTGGCGCCGCTCGCCGCGTTCGAGGACCGCGAGGGCCCGGTCGAGGTGGTCAACAAGTTCTGCGGCAACCTCTGGTCGGCGACGTACGGCCACTCGCCCCTCGACGTCGTCGCCTGGCACGGCAACCACACGCCGTACGTCTACGACCTGCGGCGCTTCAACGTCATCGGCACCATCAGCTACGACCACCCCGACCCGTCCATCTTCACCGTGCTGACCTCGCCGTCCGACACCCCCGGGCTGGCCGGCGTCGACTTCGTGGTGTTCGCCCCGCGCTGGCTCGTCGGTGAGGACACCTTCCGGCCGCCGTACTTCCACCGCAACGTGATGAGCGAGTACATGGGCCTCATCGAGGGTGCGTACGACGCCAAGGCGGGCGGGTTCGTGCCGGGCGGCGGATCGCTGCACAACATGATGTCTGCGCACGGCCCGGACCGTGAGACCTTCGACCGGGCGAGCGCGGCGGAGCTGAAGCCGCAGCGGATCGACGACGGCCTGGCGTTCATGTTCGAGACGCGCTGGCCGGTCACGGCGACCGCGCAGGCCGCCGGAGCTGGACACCTTCAGCGTGGGTACGACGACGTGTGGCAGGGTCTGAGCAGCAACTTCCGGCCGTGA
- a CDS encoding GntR family transcriptional regulator yields MNQVNELPRTPGFAPDSLVLNRKLPLWYQVSQSLRASILGRPQDASTRLPTEEQLAVHYGVSVLTMRQALKELESEGLISRHRRRGTFIEPRARRVSPVQLMGSIDAIVAQQSGERTTVLGHGRTPVPGDLAEFFPGCAEVASYRRLRCDDVTGEPTNWAENAVRPEIAAGLDVADLERWPMTKVLRDAVGVRISRITDTVEARLADPETAELLQVPLLSPILHYTGVTYDEEGTVVDVARIRYRGDRFSFSVTVDAH; encoded by the coding sequence ATGAATCAGGTCAACGAACTGCCTCGTACCCCCGGCTTCGCCCCCGACTCCCTGGTGCTGAACCGGAAGCTGCCCCTCTGGTACCAGGTCTCGCAGTCCCTGAGGGCGTCCATACTGGGGCGCCCTCAGGACGCCTCGACCCGGCTGCCCACCGAGGAACAGCTGGCGGTGCACTACGGGGTCAGCGTTCTCACGATGCGCCAGGCCCTCAAGGAGCTGGAGAGCGAGGGGCTCATCAGCAGGCACCGGCGGCGCGGCACGTTCATCGAGCCGCGCGCCCGGCGGGTCTCGCCGGTCCAGCTGATGGGTTCCATCGACGCGATCGTCGCGCAGCAGTCGGGCGAGCGCACGACCGTGCTCGGCCACGGCCGGACGCCCGTGCCCGGTGACCTGGCCGAGTTCTTCCCCGGCTGCGCTGAGGTGGCGAGCTACCGGCGGCTGCGCTGCGACGACGTCACCGGTGAGCCCACCAACTGGGCGGAGAACGCGGTACGGCCCGAGATCGCGGCGGGGCTCGACGTGGCGGATCTCGAACGGTGGCCGATGACCAAGGTCCTGCGCGACGCCGTCGGCGTGCGGATCTCCCGGATCACCGACACCGTCGAGGCCCGCCTCGCCGACCCCGAGACGGCGGAGCTGCTGCAGGTGCCGCTGCTCAGCCCGATCCTGCACTACACGGGCGTGACGTACGACGAGGAGGGCACCGTGGTGGACGTGGCGCGCATCCGCTACCGGGGCGACCGCTTCTCCTTCTCCGTGACGGTCGACGCGCACTGA
- a CDS encoding type ISP restriction/modification enzyme has product MAARVAVDTGGGDGPPLLDDLMPWSVRPLRTGRPWVTAPDAASLRARWDLLAGAEGAEQEELFGSTRSRTPHTPAAALPGRHTGTRAFAREPGPCPEPVRVLHGPFDEQWMIPDHRLIDAARPELWRVADAHQLFAVEHGYVPQDTGPALSATALLPDGHSPAGRPGRIRPLYRRPGGSEPNLTPGLAALLEARYGTRVTAECVLAWTLATATPSPAGPLVPLPAEAALWAEGVELGRELLRVHLRGARGGERPRLPGGRRPYVRAAVPALPDALAYDAGDGTLAVGDGRISPVPAGAWDYRVNGVRVLDLWFERRAARPGSEGLAALGPREWPRERTSELLELITVLALLAEARPRQESLRQRIAGLAGLTRDGLRAAGIVPVPAASRRPASVLGHREEGPEGQFALL; this is encoded by the coding sequence GTGGCAGCACGGGTGGCCGTCGATACCGGCGGGGGCGACGGGCCCCCGTTGCTGGACGACCTCATGCCCTGGTCGGTGCGGCCCCTGCGCACGGGGCGCCCCTGGGTGACGGCCCCGGACGCGGCCTCGCTCCGGGCCCGGTGGGATCTCCTTGCGGGGGCCGAAGGTGCCGAGCAGGAGGAGTTGTTCGGGTCCACCCGGTCCCGTACCCCGCACACGCCGGCGGCTGCGCTGCCGGGCCGGCACACCGGCACGCGGGCGTTCGCCAGGGAGCCCGGGCCCTGTCCGGAACCCGTGCGCGTCCTGCACGGCCCCTTCGACGAGCAGTGGATGATCCCCGACCACCGCCTGATCGACGCCGCCCGCCCCGAACTGTGGCGCGTCGCCGACGCGCATCAGCTCTTCGCCGTGGAGCACGGTTACGTCCCCCAGGACACCGGGCCCGCGCTGTCCGCGACCGCCCTGCTGCCCGACGGGCACTCCCCCGCGGGGCGCCCCGGGCGGATACGCCCCCTCTACCGGAGGCCCGGCGGCTCGGAGCCCAATCTGACGCCGGGTCTGGCCGCCCTGCTGGAGGCCCGCTACGGGACCCGGGTCACCGCGGAGTGCGTGCTGGCCTGGACGCTCGCCACGGCGACGCCGTCACCCGCCGGGCCGCTCGTCCCGCTGCCCGCCGAGGCCGCTCTGTGGGCCGAGGGCGTGGAGCTCGGCCGGGAACTGCTGCGGGTGCACCTGCGCGGGGCGCGCGGCGGGGAACGGCCCCGGCTGCCGGGCGGACGGCGGCCGTACGTACGCGCCGCGGTACCGGCCCTGCCGGACGCCCTGGCGTACGACGCCGGGGACGGGACGCTCGCCGTCGGCGACGGGCGTATCTCACCCGTGCCCGCCGGGGCTTGGGACTACCGCGTCAACGGAGTACGCGTGCTGGACCTCTGGTTCGAGCGCCGCGCCGCGCGGCCGGGGTCCGAGGGGCTGGCCGCGCTCGGCCCGCGCGAATGGCCGCGGGAGCGCACGTCGGAACTGCTGGAACTGATCACCGTGCTGGCACTGCTCGCCGAGGCGCGGCCCCGGCAGGAGTCGCTGCGGCAGCGCATCGCGGGGCTGGCCGGCCTCACCCGGGACGGACTGCGCGCGGCCGGGATCGTTCCCGTCCCCGCCGCGTCCCGCCGGCCCGCGTCCGTCCTGGGTCACCGGGAAGAGGGTCCCGAGGGCCAGTTCGCCCTGCTGTGA
- a CDS encoding CaiB/BaiF CoA transferase family protein, protein MSSTQPLPLDGITVVAVEQAVAAPFATRQLADLGARVIKIERPDGGDFARGYDTAARGLASHFVWCNRGKESVAVDLKDPRGLDVVLRLIARADVFVQNLAQGAAARLGLDAASLCAAHPRLVAVDVSGYGAGGPYAHRRAYDMLVQCEAGLVSVTGTPERPVKAGVPAADIAAGMYAFSGVLAALLRRATTGRGGPVEVSMLDSLAEWMGHPLHHGMHGGPAPARTGLAHAVIAPYDAYTTADGERLLLSVQNDREWRRLAEQVLERPGLADDPDFATNTARTANRERTDAVVGGVLAGLACEEALARLDAAGIACARLNGVADVAAHPQLAARDRWREVDTPVGALRALIPPITLPGGAPAPMGAVPALGEHTDATLRALGMTDGQTAALRRDGVIVDAAPSGGPDRS, encoded by the coding sequence ATGAGCAGCACACAGCCACTCCCCCTGGACGGCATCACCGTGGTGGCCGTCGAGCAGGCCGTCGCCGCCCCCTTCGCGACCCGTCAGCTCGCGGACCTCGGCGCGCGCGTCATCAAGATCGAGCGTCCGGACGGCGGCGACTTCGCGCGCGGTTACGACACGGCGGCGCGCGGGCTCGCCTCCCACTTCGTCTGGTGCAACCGGGGCAAGGAGTCCGTCGCCGTCGACCTCAAGGACCCGCGCGGCCTGGACGTCGTGCTCCGGCTGATCGCCCGCGCCGACGTGTTCGTGCAGAACCTGGCGCAGGGGGCGGCCGCTCGGCTCGGCCTGGACGCGGCCTCGCTGTGCGCCGCTCACCCCCGGCTGGTGGCGGTCGACGTCTCCGGCTACGGCGCCGGGGGGCCGTACGCGCACCGACGGGCCTACGACATGCTCGTCCAGTGCGAGGCGGGGCTGGTGTCCGTGACCGGGACGCCGGAGCGTCCCGTCAAGGCGGGGGTGCCCGCCGCGGACATCGCGGCGGGCATGTACGCGTTCTCCGGTGTGCTCGCCGCCCTGCTGAGGCGCGCCACGACCGGACGCGGGGGCCCGGTGGAGGTCTCCATGCTGGACTCGCTGGCCGAGTGGATGGGCCATCCCCTGCACCACGGGATGCACGGTGGACCGGCCCCGGCCCGCACGGGGCTCGCGCATGCGGTGATCGCACCGTACGACGCGTACACCACCGCCGACGGCGAGCGACTGCTGCTCTCCGTGCAGAACGACCGGGAGTGGCGCAGGCTCGCCGAGCAGGTGCTGGAGCGGCCCGGTCTGGCCGACGATCCGGACTTCGCGACGAACACCGCGCGGACGGCGAACCGGGAGCGGACGGACGCGGTCGTGGGCGGCGTCCTCGCGGGGCTGGCGTGCGAGGAGGCGCTGGCGAGGCTGGACGCGGCGGGTATCGCCTGCGCCCGGCTGAACGGTGTCGCGGACGTGGCCGCCCATCCTCAGCTGGCGGCGCGGGACCGGTGGCGGGAGGTGGACACGCCTGTCGGCGCGCTGCGGGCCCTGATTCCCCCGATCACGCTGCCGGGCGGAGCGCCGGCGCCGATGGGTGCCGTACCGGCGCTGGGGGAACACACCGACGCAACGCTGCGGGCCCTGGGGATGACGGACGGGCAGACAGCAGCACTGCGCCGGGACGGAGTGATCGTGGACGCGGCCCCGAGCGGGGGGCCGGACCGTTCGTGA
- a CDS encoding SGNH/GDSL hydrolase family protein: MKMSRLVAFSSSLLLGTVLALTGAGAAQAKESAAVDYVALGDSYSSGVGAGSYDSASGDCKRSTRAYPALWKAANNPASFAFTACSGARTGDVTAGQLGPLNSGTDLVSISIGGNDAGFADVMTTCVLQSEATCLNRIATARAYVDSTLPGKLDAVYSAISAKAPSAHVVVLGYPRFYKLGGSCIAGLSEAERSAINSASDYLNAATAKRAADHGFTFGDVSSTFTGHEICSGSAWLHSVNWLNIGESYHPTAAGQSGGYLPVLNAKD, from the coding sequence ATGAAAATGTCCAGACTCGTGGCGTTCTCGTCCTCTCTCCTGCTCGGCACCGTTCTCGCTCTGACCGGTGCGGGCGCCGCCCAGGCCAAGGAATCCGCGGCCGTCGACTACGTGGCCCTGGGTGACTCGTACTCCTCGGGAGTGGGGGCGGGCAGCTACGACAGCGCGAGCGGTGACTGCAAGCGCAGCACCCGCGCCTATCCGGCTCTCTGGAAGGCGGCCAACAACCCCGCGTCGTTCGCCTTCACCGCCTGTTCGGGAGCCAGGACCGGAGACGTCACGGCCGGTCAGCTCGGTCCGCTCAACTCGGGCACGGACCTCGTCTCGATCTCCATCGGCGGCAACGACGCCGGATTCGCCGATGTCATGACCACCTGCGTCCTGCAGTCCGAGGCCACCTGCCTCAACCGGATCGCCACCGCTCGCGCGTACGTCGACTCGACCCTCCCCGGCAAGCTGGACGCCGTCTACTCGGCCATCAGCGCCAAGGCGCCCTCCGCCCACGTCGTCGTCCTCGGCTATCCCCGCTTCTACAAGCTCGGCGGCAGTTGCATCGCCGGCCTGAGCGAGGCGGAGCGCTCCGCCATCAACAGCGCCTCCGACTATCTCAACGCCGCCACCGCCAAACGTGCCGCCGACCACGGCTTCACCTTCGGTGACGTCTCCTCCACCTTCACCGGGCACGAGATCTGCTCGGGCAGCGCATGGCTGCACAGTGTGAACTGGCTCAACATCGGCGAGTCCTACCACCCCACCGCGGCAGGGCAGTCGGGCGGCTATCTCCCCGTCCTCAACGCGAAGGACTGA
- a CDS encoding DUF5925 domain-containing protein: MSANPESALPIRLNVDDSDSPSDVVDALFLGRFATGEQPHSHSSSLDRVKPGATLLPSTAKVLRSARDDDRSATLAEGDGWTVLVSRWNRGADVTVTAATPELAEKVLSEATDGAQDEPEPQPDNVTMGFWYVSPRRGPHRTTRQIAAGTWDEVRPNYTAPVADAMDRLMKVTPDDISGRLLLLHGPPGTGKTSALRTLARSWRDWCQVDCVLDPERLFNDVGYLMDIAIGEDDGSAKGRWRLLLLEDCDELIRGEAKHTAGQALSRLLNLTDGLLGQGRNVLVGVTTNEDLERLHPAVVRPGRCLARIEVGPLTRPESVSWLGTEEGLGREGATLAELYALRRGSGPASVPKQDAGADAGLYL, encoded by the coding sequence ATGTCTGCCAACCCCGAGTCCGCCCTGCCGATCCGGCTCAACGTGGACGACAGCGATTCACCGTCCGACGTCGTGGACGCGCTGTTCCTGGGCCGCTTCGCGACGGGCGAGCAGCCCCACTCGCACAGCTCCTCCCTGGACCGGGTGAAGCCGGGGGCGACCCTGCTGCCCTCCACGGCCAAGGTGCTGCGCTCGGCCCGGGACGACGACCGCAGTGCGACGCTCGCCGAAGGCGACGGGTGGACCGTCCTCGTCTCGCGGTGGAACCGTGGCGCCGACGTCACGGTGACCGCCGCGACACCCGAACTCGCCGAGAAGGTCCTGTCCGAGGCGACCGACGGCGCGCAGGACGAACCGGAACCGCAGCCGGACAACGTGACGATGGGCTTCTGGTACGTCTCTCCGCGCCGCGGCCCGCACCGCACCACCCGGCAGATCGCGGCGGGCACCTGGGACGAGGTGCGGCCCAACTACACGGCACCGGTCGCCGATGCCATGGACCGGCTGATGAAGGTCACCCCCGACGACATCTCCGGCCGCCTCCTGCTGCTGCACGGCCCGCCGGGCACGGGCAAGACCTCCGCGCTGCGCACGCTCGCCCGGTCCTGGCGGGACTGGTGCCAGGTCGACTGCGTGCTGGACCCCGAGCGGCTGTTCAACGACGTCGGATACCTCATGGACATCGCGATCGGTGAGGACGACGGCTCGGCGAAGGGCCGGTGGCGTCTGCTGCTCCTGGAGGACTGCGACGAACTGATCCGCGGCGAGGCGAAGCACACCGCCGGCCAGGCGCTGTCCCGGCTGCTGAACCTGACGGACGGTCTGCTGGGACAGGGCCGCAACGTGCTGGTGGGCGTGACGACGAACGAGGACCTGGAACGGCTGCACCCCGCCGTCGTGCGGCCGGGCCGGTGCCTGGCCCGCATCGAGGTGGGACCGCTGACCCGCCCGGAGTCGGTGTCCTGGCTGGGCACGGAGGAGGGGCTCGGCAGGGAGGGCGCCACACTCGCCGAGCTCTACGCCCTGCGCCGCGGCAGCGGCCCCGCGTCCGTGCCGAAGCAGGACGCCGGAGCGGACGCCGGGCTGTACCTCTGA
- a CDS encoding GntR family transcriptional regulator gives MTLKIAVDPDSATAPYEQLRAQLSEQARSGALPVGYRLPTVRGLAEELGLAANTVAKAYRALESDGVVETRGRNGTFVAPAGDAAARHAATAAQEYAEQARRLGLSEADALTRAADAVRAAYAR, from the coding sequence GTGACCCTGAAGATCGCCGTTGATCCGGATTCCGCCACCGCGCCCTACGAGCAACTGCGTGCCCAGTTGTCCGAACAGGCCCGCTCCGGCGCCCTGCCCGTGGGCTACCGGCTCCCGACCGTGCGGGGCCTCGCGGAGGAGCTGGGCCTCGCCGCCAACACCGTCGCCAAGGCCTACCGGGCACTGGAGTCCGACGGGGTCGTCGAGACCCGGGGCCGCAACGGGACGTTCGTCGCCCCGGCGGGCGACGCGGCGGCCCGTCACGCGGCGACGGCGGCGCAGGAGTACGCGGAGCAGGCGCGGCGCCTCGGCCTCTCGGAGGCCGACGCGCTCACCCGGGCCGCGGACGCGGTGCGCGCGGCCTACGCACGCTGA
- a CDS encoding GNAT family N-acetyltransferase, whose amino-acid sequence MTVTVRDFLPADAEAWVQVRRAALPYLVTTPEGVLSDLAASHPDRRFRLLVAEEDGELIGTAQVGIAHESPVPGQGFCNPYVRPDRLGRGAGSLLLRTAEDHLAASGATDVYSWVLDEPANRAFAAKRGYEPRRSAHFLHLDLAGGPLPPLPELPAGVALLSGADFEDDPRPLFEADAEVTADEPSDVTAEFSDYEDWLATTWRRPGFDHALTTVVTVGGEVAAFSAALTDGLTRYSSAMTGTRRAFRGRGLAKLAKNDSLHRSRAAGYTDAYTGNDTGNDPMLAVNRWFGYEVCATEVRHVRSIG is encoded by the coding sequence ATGACGGTAACCGTGCGCGACTTCCTGCCTGCCGACGCCGAGGCCTGGGTGCAGGTGCGGCGCGCCGCACTGCCGTACCTGGTGACGACTCCCGAGGGGGTCCTCAGCGACCTGGCGGCGTCCCATCCGGACCGGCGTTTCCGGCTGCTGGTCGCCGAGGAGGACGGCGAGCTGATCGGGACCGCCCAGGTCGGCATCGCGCACGAGAGCCCGGTTCCGGGCCAGGGATTCTGCAATCCCTACGTCCGCCCGGACCGGCTGGGACGGGGTGCGGGGTCACTGCTCCTGCGGACCGCCGAGGACCACCTCGCCGCCTCGGGCGCGACCGACGTCTACTCCTGGGTGCTCGACGAGCCGGCCAACCGCGCCTTCGCCGCGAAGCGCGGGTACGAGCCGCGCCGGTCGGCGCACTTCCTCCATCTCGACCTGGCGGGCGGCCCGCTGCCGCCGCTCCCGGAGCTGCCCGCCGGGGTCGCGTTGCTGAGCGGCGCCGACTTCGAGGACGATCCGCGCCCGCTGTTCGAGGCGGACGCCGAGGTCACCGCCGACGAACCGAGCGACGTCACGGCGGAGTTCAGCGACTACGAGGACTGGCTCGCCACGACCTGGCGGCGGCCCGGCTTCGACCACGCGCTCACCACGGTCGTCACGGTCGGCGGAGAGGTCGCGGCGTTCAGCGCGGCGCTGACCGACGGGCTGACCCGCTACTCGTCGGCCATGACGGGCACCCGGCGCGCCTTCCGCGGCCGGGGGCTCGCGAAGCTCGCCAAGAACGACTCGCTGCACCGGTCGCGTGCCGCCGGCTACACGGACGCGTACACCGGCAACGACACCGGCAACGACCCGATGCTGGCGGTCAACCGGTGGTTCGGTTACGAGGTCTGCGCGACGGAGGTGCGTCATGTCCGCAGCATCGGCTGA